Genomic window (Zingiber officinale cultivar Zhangliang chromosome 2B, Zo_v1.1, whole genome shotgun sequence):
GTTGACCGAACTCATCAGGTTCAACGCAGAAGTAGTCCATGTCGGCTTGGCGACACCAACTCACAAATGGATTGTGAGATCAAGGGACAGGAGAACTGATGGTGGTGAGTTCGCGGAAGAGATCTTCGATGCTGTTGTCGTCGCCACTGGCCCTTTCTCCCTGCCCAGGCTTCCAAAAATCAGGGGTAAAGCATTCATTAAGCTTTTTACGTGATTTCGCCTCTCTGTTACCTTCTCTTCTTCTGTGCTCCTCAGGAATGGAGGAGTGGAAGAGGAAGCAGCTTCACTGCCATGTCTACAGAATCCCAGATCCCTTCCAAGATGAGGTGGTTCTTTGATCTTTTTCAAAGAAATAGTTAAAACTGCAGAGGATTGAGAATAACCCCCCTTTTTTGTAACAAATTAATTTCTTCTCTGAAATTGAATTCATTACTTGTTTGTAAATTTTTGCAGGTGGTGGTGGTCGTTGGTGGTTCAATCAGTGGACCAGAGATTGCTCTGGAACTTGTTCATGTTGCCAAAGAAGTTCATATAAGTACTAAACACTCCGAAATCCCCGAGAAACTAGTGAAGCCTGTGGCCAAGCATGCACATCTGCACTGGCACCAAGAGGTAATTGGGTAATTGTAGGAGTTCGggagaaattgttgtctttgatCATTATCATGAAGACAATGATAATTAGTACAAATAAAGAATACAAAGATGAGATCATATTAAGGGAAATCTGACCAAATTGAGTAAGGATAATCTAGTTCCTCCAACAGTAATGGTATGAATCATATCAGCTGTGATTTTGTTTCAGATTTTTGAATGACTGTGTTACATATGTTGCAGATAGAGTTGCTTTGTGAAGATGGAACTGTTCTATTTGCTGATGGTTCAAGTGTAGTTGCCGATACTATTCTCTACTGTACTGGGTACTTAAGATCAACACTCGATTCAGAATTTGATAGCAATTGTTGCCTAACTTCTCTTTCGATCGTAGGTATTCATATTCATTTCCATTCCTGGACACCAAAGGAATCATCCATGTGGATGAGAACAGAATTGGACCTTTGTATGAACACACATTTCCTCCCTCTCTCGCTCCATCCCTTTCTTTTGTTGGGATTCCAAACAAGGTGACATTTTTGCTCCAAAGTTAATCCATCAAAAGATCATTTTATGTTTTGAAGTTGATGTTCTTTCCTACTGTATCTGTGCCACTTACAGACGCTATATTAACTAATTAATGCTGCAGTTTATCATCTTTCGATTTCTTGAGTCGCAAGCGAGATGGATAGCTCAGGTGCTCTCTGGAAAGAGGAAGCTTCCATCGGCAGATGAGCTGATGAAAGCAATCGAAGAAGTCGAACGCCATCAAAAGCTCGAGGAACCAAAATATTTCATACAACTAGCTGCTGAATTATTGGAGGTAATGGCTTCCTTACCATCAAACAACTCATAGGTGAAACAATAAAACTAGACGGGATCAAAAGTTACAAGAACACCAAAACAAAAGTTTTGAAAAAGGGAAATTGCAAAAGATAAGCATTAGTTTCATTATCGGTAGTGTTCTTCTTGTGTTCTTCAATCATTATACAgttgattttgttttcttttcttgtgATAGTATTACGATAGGTACGGAGATCAATGTGATTTTCCACACTTAGAAGATTGGAGAAGAGAGATCATATTGAAGGACTTGGAAAATTGTTTAAACAATATTGAAACATTCAGGGATGAATAGCAAGGATGGTAATTTGTCTCTCTGAATTTTTGTTGTACTTTTGGTATCTAGTTTGTCATTGATCGATGAACTAAGAATAAAATTTAGATAATGATGCCTTTTGAGTCTTTTTGTATTTATAACTGGGCTATTCTTTATGTgatattttttgttatttttattttttttacttgattaTGTATATGTATTTATATTTCATCTttgatttcttgcaaaggtgggtatgtttcccacttaaacctaaacttcttcatttttgtcatacatcaaaaagagctccaacaatatctcaattattggactctttgacgtctaatgaccataaatatcatgtattaatcctccataagattacatacatattCACTGCTCTTTTAGTCATTTTcaaatattgaaaaatattttcagattgtatcagtcgactgacatcatcaaaacgagcttacagagacattctgtgctcatgaacagtgttaccagtcgattggtataaatttcagtcgactgccctcatcaaaatgagctcaCAGAGACCTTCTGTACTCAAAaacactattaccagtcgactggtaattgtaccagtcgactggtacactattttaGTAAAAAACAACTTTTTTtatccaacttcagaaatgcaccaaaaatTTCACAGATctccaaaaattttcaaattttaaggaGGGGTATATTTTACCAAtgtttatttgagaaaaatatata
Coding sequences:
- the LOC122047914 gene encoding flavin-containing monooxygenase FMO GS-OX-like 9, producing the protein MPMAVDSLKSSKHVCVVGAGPSGLISARELLKEGHSVVVLEQNHDLGGQWLYQDADATATVHSSVYASLRINTPRTSMEFTDFMFTPVEGRDTRNFPGHRELFLYLKDFARCFGLTELIRFNAEVVHVGLATPTHKWIVRSRDRRTDGGEFAEEIFDAVVVATGPFSLPRLPKIRGMEEWKRKQLHCHVYRIPDPFQDEVVVVVGGSISGPEIALELVHVAKEVHISTKHSEIPEKLVKPVAKHAHLHWHQEIELLCEDGTVLFADGSSVVADTILYCTGYSYSFPFLDTKGIIHVDENRIGPLYEHTFPPSLAPSLSFVGIPNKFIIFRFLESQARWIAQVLSGKRKLPSADELMKAIEEVERHQKLEEPKYFIQLAAELLEYYDRYGDQCDFPHLEDWRREIILKDLENCLNNIETFRDE